Proteins encoded together in one Carya illinoinensis cultivar Pawnee chromosome 3, C.illinoinensisPawnee_v1, whole genome shotgun sequence window:
- the LOC122304287 gene encoding auxin-binding protein ABP19a-like has product MITPIFFVFSLLLSSSHAAVQDFCVADLSLPESPAGYACKKPAAVTVKDFVFSGLGVAGNTSNIIKAAVTPAFATQFPGVNGLGISLARLDLALGGVVPFHTHPGGSEVLLVVQGTICAGFVSSANTVYIKSLKKGDIMVFPQGLLHFQINSGNTQALAFVSFSSATPGLQILDYVLFANNLPTEVIAATTFLDTAQIKKLKGVLGGTG; this is encoded by the coding sequence ATGATTACCCCAATTTTCTTCGTCTTTTCTCTCCTCCTTTCCTCCTCCCATGCAGCTGTGCAAGACTTCTGTGTAGCTGACCTCTCTCTTCCTGAAAGCCCTGCTGGATACGCTTGCAAAAAGCCCGCAGCTGTGACTGTGAAAGATTTTGTCTTCTCTGGGCTAGGCGTTGCAGGCAACACCTCCAACATTATCAAAGCTGCTGTGACTCCTGCATTTGCCACACAATTTCCTGGCGTGAACGGCCTTGGAATTTCCTTGGCTCGCTTGGACCTGGCTCTGGGTGGGGTCGTGCCATTTCACACCCATCCTGGAGGTTCCGAAGTTCTTCTTGTTGTGCAGGGAACAATTTGTGCTGGGTTCGTTTCCTCAGCGAATACTGTTTACATCAAGTCTCTTAAGAAGGGTGACATTATGGTTTTCCCTCAAGGATTACTGCATTTTCAGATAAATTCCGGAAATACTCAGGCTCTTGCATTTGTCAGCTTCAGCAGTGCAACCCCAGGTCTCCAGATTCTGGATTACGTACTGTTTGCAAACAACTTGCCCACTGAAGTGATAGCCGCAACTACTTTCCTTGATACTGCTCAGATTAAGAAGCTTAAAGGTGTTCTTGGTGGAACTGGTTGA
- the LOC122304288 gene encoding uncharacterized protein LOC122304288 isoform X1 has product MANNEDTGSPGWGASFFMQTTEDVARAVAAAAAAATAAQSPRPSVVYSLKEDTGGSTIQKLQRQVNRVLKGFSQPPEVRSTTYNPEVLTSQKRQWASFQLQYLDHRSLKEPTRLFESMVVVGLHPNCDIQALDRLYNARRSEGSGKLRSALSFQNQSRVEPSLEPQVLLVYPPEKELPLKYKDLLSFCFPGGLEVHAIERTPSMSEMNEILLGQEHLKQSDLSFVFRLQVADDSTMYGCCVLVDELVQKPSGLLSMISDKEPSRPSLSRRILTTRRCYCILSRFPCFELHFGVLNSIFTEERLERLTKGIDLLNLVSPEDCEKAETLEENVGANSDCASMDPGAAKDIKNETLEISELSLRESKLEKVRADGSHKEHQMLDGDFGLLKKGIVDNRVLPIDAYSETVTAKSESSAAHSEDCDMNIDDCLGNKQVVERRFPNAVLPLLRYYQYESSESSSSFQGSPSEDRNFRSDVDDTETEEASVSGQEDPSDVIDILEWAKANNNGSLRIICEYYQLHCPTRGSTLRFHPLEHLHPLEYHRPDEMVLHIAGSTIDLRSCSTSLEFAEAHSALLAEEEATALSVWAIACICGSLRLENVLTFFAGALLEKQIVVVCSNLGILSASVLSIIPLIRPYQWQSLLMPVLPNDMLDFLDAPVPYIVGVKNKTNEVQSKLANVILVDINKNQVKSSSIPQLPKQKELLSSLSPYHAKLVGESYLGRKRPVYECTDVQVEAAKGFLAVLRSYLDSLCSKLRSHTITNVQSNDDKVSLLLKESFIDSFPSRDRPFMKLFVDTQLFSVHTDLVLSFFQKE; this is encoded by the exons ATGGCTAATAATGAAGATACAGGTAGCCCAGGATGGGGTGCTTCATTCTTCATGCAGACAACGGAAGATGTTGCAAGAGCTGTTGCTGCTGCAGCAGCTGCTGCCACTGCTGCTCAGTCACCACGGCCATCTGTGGTATATTCTTTGAAAGAGGATACTGGTGGTAGCACAATTCAAAAACTGCAGCGTCAAGTTAATAGAGTGCTAAAAGGATTCTCGCAACCTCCTGAAGTTAGAAGTACAACTTACAATCCCGAAGTTCTAACTAGCCAAAAGCGTCAGTGGGCAAGCTTTCAGTTACAGTACTTG GATCATAGGTCTTTAAAGGAACCAACAAGGCTTTTTGAGAGCATGGTAGTCGTAGGGCTTCATCCCAACTGTGATATTCAAGCACTTGATCGGCTATACAATGCCAGAAGGTCTGAAGGGTCTGGAAAATTGCGAAGCGCACTAAGTTTTCAGAATCAATCGCGTGTGGAACCCAGCCTTGAACCTCAG GTCTTACTTGTTTACCCTCCAGAAAAGGAGCTGCCTCTCAAATACAAAGATCTTCTTTCATTTTGCTTCCCTGGAGGCTTGGAG GTTCATGCCATTGAGAGAACTCCTTCCATGAgtgaaatgaatgaaattctTCTTGGGCAG GAACACCTTAAACAAAGTGATCTCTCCTTTGTATTCCGTTTACAG GTTGCTGATGATTCAACAATGTACGGGTGCTGTGTGTTAGTTGATGAACTAGTACAAAAGCCCTCTGGGTTGCTTTCCATGATTTCAGATAAAGAGCCTTCCCGTCCATCTTTAAGCCGTCGTATATTGACCACAAGGAGATGTTATTGTATTCTTTCGAGGTTTCCCTGCTTCGAATTGCATTTTGGTGTGTTGAATAG CATATTCACAGAAGAAAGGTTGGAGCGGTTGACGAAAGGTATTGATCTTTTAAATTTGGTGTCCCCTGAGGACTGTGAGAAGGCAGAAACCTTGGAAGAAAATGTGGGTGCAAATTCAGATTGTGCATCAATGGATCCTGGAGCTGCAAAGGACATAAagaatgaaaccctagaaatttctgAATTAAGTTTAAGAGAGTCTAAACTTGAAAAAGTTAGAGCTGATGGGAGTCATAAAGAGCATCAAATGCTTGATGGGGACTTTGGGTTGTTGAAGAAAGGTATTGTTGATAACCGCGTCCTTCCTATAGATGCATATTCTGAGACAGTGACAGCTAAAAGCGAATCTAGTGCTGCCCATTCTGAAGATTGTGATATGAATATTGATGATTGCTTGGGAAACAAACAAGTGGTAGAAAGGCGTTTTCCAAATGCTGTTCTGCCTCTCCTGCGGTATTATCAGTATGAAAGCTCTGAATCTTCCTCTAG TTTTCAGGGTTCTCCTAGTGAAGACAGAAATTTTAGAAGTGATGTTGATGATACGGAAACAGAAGAGGCATCTGTCTCTGGCCAGGAAGATCCCAGTGACGTCATTGATATTCTTGAGTGGGCTAAG GCAAACAACAATGGGTCATTACGGATAATATGTGAATATTACCAGTTACATTGCCCTACCAGGGGTTCAACACTTAGGTTTCATCCTTTGGAGCACTTGCATCCTTTGGAATATCACAGACCAGATGAAATGGTTTTACACATTGCTGGCTCAACTATTGATTTGAGATCATGCAGCACAAGTCTGGAGTTTGCTGAG GCACACAGTGCACTCTTGGCAGAGGAGGAAGCAACTGCATTATCCGTATGGGCTATTGCATGCATTTGTGGCTCCTTACGACTTGAGAAT GTCTTAACATTTTTTGCAGGGGCACTACTGGAGAAGCAGATTGTGGTTGTTTGTTCCAATCTG GGAATTTTATCTGCCTCAGTTTTGTCCATTATCCCTTTAATCCGTCCCTACCAGTGGCAAAGCCTTCTAATGCCG GTTTTACCAAATGACATGCTGGACTTTTTGGATGCACCTGTCCCTTACATT GTCGGTGTGAAAAACAAAACCAATGAAGTACAGTCAAAGTTGGCTAATGTCATTCTCGTTGACATAAACAAGAACCAG GTGAAGTCATCATCAATACCTCAACTGCCAAAACAAAAGGAGTTACTTTCCTCCTTAAGTCCTTATCATGCAAAGCTTGTTGGAGAAAGTTATTTGGGGAGAAAACGGCCAGTCTATGAATGCACAGATGTGCAG GTCGAAGCAGCCAAGGGTTTCCTAGCTGTGCTTAGGTCTTACTTGGACTCCCTTTGCTCGAAGCTCCGTTCACACACAATTACAAATGTACAGTCCAATGAtgataag GTATCATTGCTTTTGAAGGAGAGTTTCATCGATTCATTCCCTAGTCGTGATCGTCCATTCATGAAG CTTTTTGTGGACACACAACTCTTCTCTGTACATACAGATCTTGTTCTCTCGTTCTTCCAGAAGGAATAG
- the LOC122304288 gene encoding uncharacterized protein LOC122304288 isoform X2, whose product MVVVGLHPNCDIQALDRLYNARRSEGSGKLRSALSFQNQSRVEPSLEPQVLLVYPPEKELPLKYKDLLSFCFPGGLEVHAIERTPSMSEMNEILLGQEHLKQSDLSFVFRLQVADDSTMYGCCVLVDELVQKPSGLLSMISDKEPSRPSLSRRILTTRRCYCILSRFPCFELHFGVLNSIFTEERLERLTKGIDLLNLVSPEDCEKAETLEENVGANSDCASMDPGAAKDIKNETLEISELSLRESKLEKVRADGSHKEHQMLDGDFGLLKKGIVDNRVLPIDAYSETVTAKSESSAAHSEDCDMNIDDCLGNKQVVERRFPNAVLPLLRYYQYESSESSSSFQGSPSEDRNFRSDVDDTETEEASVSGQEDPSDVIDILEWAKANNNGSLRIICEYYQLHCPTRGSTLRFHPLEHLHPLEYHRPDEMVLHIAGSTIDLRSCSTSLEFAEAHSALLAEEEATALSVWAIACICGSLRLENVLTFFAGALLEKQIVVVCSNLGILSASVLSIIPLIRPYQWQSLLMPVLPNDMLDFLDAPVPYIVGVKNKTNEVQSKLANVILVDINKNQVKSSSIPQLPKQKELLSSLSPYHAKLVGESYLGRKRPVYECTDVQVEAAKGFLAVLRSYLDSLCSKLRSHTITNVQSNDDKVSLLLKESFIDSFPSRDRPFMKLFVDTQLFSVHTDLVLSFFQKE is encoded by the exons ATGGTAGTCGTAGGGCTTCATCCCAACTGTGATATTCAAGCACTTGATCGGCTATACAATGCCAGAAGGTCTGAAGGGTCTGGAAAATTGCGAAGCGCACTAAGTTTTCAGAATCAATCGCGTGTGGAACCCAGCCTTGAACCTCAG GTCTTACTTGTTTACCCTCCAGAAAAGGAGCTGCCTCTCAAATACAAAGATCTTCTTTCATTTTGCTTCCCTGGAGGCTTGGAG GTTCATGCCATTGAGAGAACTCCTTCCATGAgtgaaatgaatgaaattctTCTTGGGCAG GAACACCTTAAACAAAGTGATCTCTCCTTTGTATTCCGTTTACAG GTTGCTGATGATTCAACAATGTACGGGTGCTGTGTGTTAGTTGATGAACTAGTACAAAAGCCCTCTGGGTTGCTTTCCATGATTTCAGATAAAGAGCCTTCCCGTCCATCTTTAAGCCGTCGTATATTGACCACAAGGAGATGTTATTGTATTCTTTCGAGGTTTCCCTGCTTCGAATTGCATTTTGGTGTGTTGAATAG CATATTCACAGAAGAAAGGTTGGAGCGGTTGACGAAAGGTATTGATCTTTTAAATTTGGTGTCCCCTGAGGACTGTGAGAAGGCAGAAACCTTGGAAGAAAATGTGGGTGCAAATTCAGATTGTGCATCAATGGATCCTGGAGCTGCAAAGGACATAAagaatgaaaccctagaaatttctgAATTAAGTTTAAGAGAGTCTAAACTTGAAAAAGTTAGAGCTGATGGGAGTCATAAAGAGCATCAAATGCTTGATGGGGACTTTGGGTTGTTGAAGAAAGGTATTGTTGATAACCGCGTCCTTCCTATAGATGCATATTCTGAGACAGTGACAGCTAAAAGCGAATCTAGTGCTGCCCATTCTGAAGATTGTGATATGAATATTGATGATTGCTTGGGAAACAAACAAGTGGTAGAAAGGCGTTTTCCAAATGCTGTTCTGCCTCTCCTGCGGTATTATCAGTATGAAAGCTCTGAATCTTCCTCTAG TTTTCAGGGTTCTCCTAGTGAAGACAGAAATTTTAGAAGTGATGTTGATGATACGGAAACAGAAGAGGCATCTGTCTCTGGCCAGGAAGATCCCAGTGACGTCATTGATATTCTTGAGTGGGCTAAG GCAAACAACAATGGGTCATTACGGATAATATGTGAATATTACCAGTTACATTGCCCTACCAGGGGTTCAACACTTAGGTTTCATCCTTTGGAGCACTTGCATCCTTTGGAATATCACAGACCAGATGAAATGGTTTTACACATTGCTGGCTCAACTATTGATTTGAGATCATGCAGCACAAGTCTGGAGTTTGCTGAG GCACACAGTGCACTCTTGGCAGAGGAGGAAGCAACTGCATTATCCGTATGGGCTATTGCATGCATTTGTGGCTCCTTACGACTTGAGAAT GTCTTAACATTTTTTGCAGGGGCACTACTGGAGAAGCAGATTGTGGTTGTTTGTTCCAATCTG GGAATTTTATCTGCCTCAGTTTTGTCCATTATCCCTTTAATCCGTCCCTACCAGTGGCAAAGCCTTCTAATGCCG GTTTTACCAAATGACATGCTGGACTTTTTGGATGCACCTGTCCCTTACATT GTCGGTGTGAAAAACAAAACCAATGAAGTACAGTCAAAGTTGGCTAATGTCATTCTCGTTGACATAAACAAGAACCAG GTGAAGTCATCATCAATACCTCAACTGCCAAAACAAAAGGAGTTACTTTCCTCCTTAAGTCCTTATCATGCAAAGCTTGTTGGAGAAAGTTATTTGGGGAGAAAACGGCCAGTCTATGAATGCACAGATGTGCAG GTCGAAGCAGCCAAGGGTTTCCTAGCTGTGCTTAGGTCTTACTTGGACTCCCTTTGCTCGAAGCTCCGTTCACACACAATTACAAATGTACAGTCCAATGAtgataag GTATCATTGCTTTTGAAGGAGAGTTTCATCGATTCATTCCCTAGTCGTGATCGTCCATTCATGAAG CTTTTTGTGGACACACAACTCTTCTCTGTACATACAGATCTTGTTCTCTCGTTCTTCCAGAAGGAATAG